The DNA segment AAATACTGATAACGTCAGGTTAATCCTATAGCTTGCAGTGCATTTTCCTCTAAACCATCTGTCTTGACTTTGTGCCAGACAAAATGACACTGAAATAAAACCTATTTCATCATGTTTGATTAACACTTGCAGCAGTGTTAGATAAACTGCTGCCTCAAGGGGGGGAAGCACAATGTCATGGTGCACGAACATATCTTTACATGCCCACCGTGAATAAAACTTGTGCTTTCCAGAGGCAACTTCTATGACAAAAAGTGTAGACATCATAGTATATGAACATGATGGGTTGTGTAGTCTCTCAATGAGGGTTCAGTTACGTATGGGTGGGGTAGCACAGTGGTGTGGAAGGCCGTGAGACTCTgaaacagcttcttcttcactcacctccaTGTGTTTATAAACCACTTTGAATTCAGTCATTagctattattaatctctggctctcttcaacAGTGTGTCTCTTCCTGTGTTTCTCCCCTCACCCTCATCTGGtgacagcagatggctgcaccttcctgttaaaaaggagtttttccttcccactgtcaccaagtgctcagCATATTGTGCAGTTATACTTTGCCCTGTAAAAGCAAAGACAGGGATATCATGGATTTTCATTTCCACCTACATATTCTGTTAATTAAAAGTATCGGACAAATTGCATAGAATGCAATGAACACatggaacattttaaaatttagttTAAGTTTCACCTCATTAGTATCTGTTTGGACAACAGTATATATCTATCTGATCCAATTCATGTTACAAGTCAAAACACTGATTGTCTTGGTCAttgcattttcttctgtttcttttttataattttcaaatgacttttttagcatttgctgttttgttttttttaacacactgtTGTCTTAAACATGTAACAGAGGTGTTCTTGTGcatgaggagagagagagacagatgatAATGACACACAGGATCAGATGTCCCCCTCGGTGGCCCTGGGAACAACATCTGGAACCCGTCCCTGCCTGGTGACATCACACAACCAGCCTAACCTTTGGCCCCAAACCGGCTAATTAGCAGCATGTCCCTCCATAAGTGCCAGGgtccccactttttttttctctttccatctTTCTCACTGCCCCCTCTCCACCTGTTGCCTCATGTCACTGTGAGTATGAGTGAGGCTCTGAGAGGGCAAAATGCTCACTGAAAGGCTCTCCTAAACACTTACAGGacctttatttgttattattattaagaagaACGGAATGCCCACTCACCACATAGGGTTTCTCTTCCTTATAGGCCATATGTGAATTTAAGTAAGAGTACAAATTATATTTATGACAGTGTTACATCAGGGCCTGTGTTTTATCAACTCAcgggacagagaaaaaaaggttttcgTGAGCTATTTTTGTTCGActccctttccctctctctcgcactctctgtttctctctggtGGATCCATGTATCTCAGAGGTGATCATCAATCTAACAGACTCTATTATTACTTTTCAACTAAGTGCTTTGATTTCCAGCCCACCCAGAAGATTAAACCcccttcttcctctcttccCTCTCCCTCCTTTCCCCCcacttatcttttttttttctttgctctacTTTCTTACTCATTTCCTTACATCTGCCCTGTATTTCTTCCCAAAGAGCTTTGTTCTTCCTCTATCCTTTTTAAGGCTTTTCCACTTGAAGAAGTGCAGCCCAGCCAAAATGGAAggatttcactgtgtgtttctttttgataAATTAGATAATACCTGTTTGGATGCACTGTGACACCGGAAGCTATGGGGCTAAAGGTCAGCTCTCAGGAGACACACCTGTTTTCCTTGCACACTTCAGCTGTGTAGCCAACGGATctgctcacacaaacacaaacccacAAACACAATCCCGCATCCCAGGAGGAAAGACCTGAAGCTTCATGCAAACTCGTCATATTTCAGTGTAATGATGAacagtttaaacaaaaaaagcaagtgAACAGGAAGCATGGGATTATCAGTAATGTACCCCACCGGAGCTCCAGAGACCTCTGTTGTTTGGACTTGGGCCTGAGTGGGCCAGTGCATGGAGCATCAGTGTGGAATGATGTGGAAGGCCAAACAGGGGATTGTGGGTGCCAGGTATCTATTACATCAGAGGGGACTGAGGCGCCAGTTTGCCATTTGAGACGTGACACCACTCCAAAAACCCCACACCCACTGTCCTTGCACTTTATTCTGTTACTGGCAAGATGTGCTGAAAGTTATGTGGACACTGTGAGCGGAACTGGCTAAACTGTGATCCTTTTGGAGCTGAATTGCAATTATTTTGCACAAATCTAATTTCATAATTCATTattcaatgaaataaaaaataaaaagactacCTTTTCTTGTAATTAAGAGACAACATATCACTACACAGATTACATTTGTATTTTGCTAATGGTTAGTTCATTTCCAGTTTCTAAGAATGCACGTCTTTATTCATGTTACAActaatgcattaaaaaatattttttattactcACTTTATTGTGAACCCTACTTCAGGCTGCATAGTTTAAGGAGTGCAGTTGTGTGCTGTGATCACTGTAACTACATAATTTGGAGGTCTCAAGCAAGACAAAGGTTAACTTAAAATACAGTAGATGTACAGAACTGATTGGTGGGCAATGCATGTAGTTGCCAATGTAATTTTTCAGTAATTATGACAAAAGgttcaagaaagaaagaaagaaattctaTGTATAAATGCacctgtctctctttttttttatgaggAAATCACATGTTCCGGGTTGAAcaatgattaaaataaaacacatgtcCTACATCTTGGGCTCATCCAGGGTCCCTTGGGATCCTCGAAACCTTTGGGGAGCCAGCAAGAAAGATCAGTACCGCTGTCTCCTCCCTGCATGTGGTAACGCCCTCTCTGGtcacaaagataaaaaaaaaaagtctgttccTTTCTGCACAGTTAGTTGTTCATGAACATCCAGCGCACATCCTGTTCAATCGTGTCCAGCCGAAGAATTCTGCTCCCATGTTTTGAGCCCGCTTCAGTGGGAATACGCTACTAATATGTCCACCGGGTCTCTCAGCGATGTCGACGACGAGCTCCTGGACGGCATCCTGAAGTTTGGTTCCTCCGGTAAAGATTCCAACGAGAGCACGGAGGAGAGCTCAAACTGCGAGGGCTCATGCGCAAACGAGGAACGGAGAGAAACGCCCGGCAAAAAACGGAAGACAACGTCCAGGAAAACGGCGCCCAAGGGTGTGGCACAACAGGAGGGCAAGCAGGTGCAGAGGAACGCGGCCAACGCCCGGGAAAGAGCCAGGATGAGAGTCCTGTCCAAAGCCTTCTCCCGGCTTAAGACCTCCTTACCCTGGGTACCACCGGATACCAAGCTCTCCAAACTGGACACACTGCGCCTGGCGTCTAGCTACATAGCACACCTCCGACAGATACTGGCCAACGACAAATACGAAAATGGATATATCCACCCTGTTAACCTGGTGAGAATGGGCTTAAGGGGCTTGTACCTTTTTGCTCCCCAAATTTTCACACTTCCAATTTGGAGTTTTAATATAATAATGTAGTGAAATACCTGAATCACTTTTAATCAAAATCCAATGTTGTTTCGTTATTTTAACGTGGCCTGCAAAGGCCAAATTATAGGCCTCAATTACTCAGTAAAGTGACAAAGGAGGGCGATCGCTCAACTAGGCAGGTGCACGAGggaggtaaaaaacaaacaagcaaacagccAGCCTCGTGCAAGCGTAATAAATACCCGACAGTTTACAATCCCTGTAGGCTGCAGACCAAGAAGTGCAATTTCATCGTTAGGCCGTCAGTGCCGGCAGTGATTCGTTGGGGAGACAGGTGAAATTAATGTtgcagtgatgtcattttttaaaaataacttttcgGAGcaaattgagaaaaaaaacgGATTGCAATTCAAAATTATTTATCAAACGCTAGAACTGAACTtaattaaatatgaatattggagccagaaaatgttaaatgttccaCGTTAAAGCTTTATATTGTGactaacatgtttgttttaataacaCCCGAGAGCACTAAGTGAGACTGTTTGCTTCAAATGaatgatgtttttattatgtttaccTAGTGGTTTAAGGTGATTCCACGCATACTGGCTTTGAATTTAGGTTTGATTTAGTCTAAACTCTTTGACAGTGCACGCTCTAACTGGTTGCGTTTTCCTCCGCAGACGTGGCCTTTCATGGTTGCAGGTAAACCGGAGAACGATTTGAAGGAGATGCTGAACTCAACGAGGTTGTGCGGAACTACGGCGTCTTGATGCAGCTCAGTGGCAGCAGCTCTTTGCCTTTTTAAaggaacaatgaaaaaaaaaaaaaatcctatagTGACTGAAATGCAAGTCTCATCTCTGCAGACTTTGAGTGGGAATAACGGGAGGGCATCCCACTCTCCTTCGTTCccgtaaagaaaaaaaatcgttTATTTAAATGCATTGTGATCTTTTATCTTTGCTGGTTCAAAGATAAACTTTGTactttaacccttgtatggtgttcgggtctgtgagacccgtgttcagttttttttcaaaagaaaaattaaacaattaattattttttcacgtgtaaatgtgttgtgtctttccactcactccacttgattataactgatttatttataacattttatataaaagaaaaacgagaagcacattaattcataaatgtgatctaacaaaggtaaagggaaaaaattaaccatgtttgctgttcatatgtcttgtaattgggatgaagtaaacatctgttgagtaatttaacataaaattgtttgatggtgttaatttggaaagccaaaactctagcgggtccaccagacccatgaacactggctgagtaacaaaaatacgaacaccacacaagggttaaattgctttttttcgttttcttttttctttttctttctttttttttcttttttcctttttttccaacAAACAGTAATAATCTGCAGATGCGTTTTTACTGATGCAGGCCTGTGTTTTGCGATTGTCttatgatggatggatgatttgaTGGATGGCTGGATAAGGCACATGAAACCTGCTCAAATTGTTGTACAGATTACATGAAGtatatgaaatatatttgtACCACTTTTACACTCTGTGTAACCAGtccttattatttttttcttgtgtgggCCAATAGTTTGACCTGGCAACCCGCCTTATCGCTCCATTCCTTCAGAATAGCAGACCCTGCCCACCAACAAAGCGTAGGTACAGATAGCCCGAGTCTCCCTCTGTTGTGTCTGAAAGATAACAGTGGACAAAGCTGTCGTTACATAAACAAACGTTTGCCTTGGTAGATTATGTGGGCGTTATAAAGGAGTTACTCTTCTTGTGGCGTAAACAGGCCAAATAGGCCAAATCACGTTTATCTCGTTGCTAACTTTGCTGATAGGGTAAATGCAAGAAAGGTAAATAAACCGGGTGCCAGTTTGAGAAGTATCATTGTTGTCActgacttttacttttttaaaattgttttaaccTAAC comes from the Astatotilapia calliptera chromosome 15, fAstCal1.2, whole genome shotgun sequence genome and includes:
- the tcf21 gene encoding transcription factor 21; its protein translation is MSTGSLSDVDDELLDGILKFGSSGKDSNESTEESSNCEGSCANEERRETPGKKRKTTSRKTAPKGVAQQEGKQVQRNAANARERARMRVLSKAFSRLKTSLPWVPPDTKLSKLDTLRLASSYIAHLRQILANDKYENGYIHPVNLTWPFMVAGKPENDLKEMLNSTRLCGTTAS